The following coding sequences lie in one Apium graveolens cultivar Ventura chromosome 1, ASM990537v1, whole genome shotgun sequence genomic window:
- the LOC141708545 gene encoding uncharacterized protein LOC141708545 has product MVPVEVGVRSLRMDLFVEEDVEVNQRLHLDFLEEAIMDSQLKLAAYQQRITRYFNKKVKFVTYKVGDLVLRKVMSNTKIAQHGVLEANWEGPYKVKAILWKGTYRLEDLDGKLIPRVWNAEHLRKYYQ; this is encoded by the coding sequence ATGGTTCCTGTGGAAGTAGGAGTCAGATCCCTACGAATGGACTTGTTTGTTGAGGAAGATGTAGAAGTTAACCAAAGGCTCCACTTGGATTTTCTAGAAGAAGCCATAATGGACTCTCAATTGAAGCTTGCTGCATATCAGCAGAGAATTACAAGGTATTTTAATAAGAAGGTTAAGTTTGTGACATACAAGGTGGGAGATCTGGTGTTGCGAAAAGTCATGTCGAACACCAAAATAGCTCAGCATGGAGTGCTTGAAGCTAACTGGGAGGGACCGTACAAGGTCAAGGCTATACTCTGGAAGGGAACCTATCGCTTGGAAGATTTGGATGGCAAGCTTATTCCCCGGGTTTGGAATGCGGAGCATCTACGgaagtattatcagtag